The proteins below are encoded in one region of Corynebacterium felinum:
- a CDS encoding acyltransferase family protein, translating to MNNPTTVQADLVTPVQVDTAETAAVATREHPAGNQGAQSQVVTPKRYRIRRVPAIDGLRGLAVLVVVLYHYFGDFAPGGFLGVDMFFVLSGFLITSLLIREHSVFGRVNLKQFWVRRIRRILPAAVVVLVIGTAVSGLVGGDPSVKLGSQFFGTLFFANNWVQIAGSQSYFADSGVQIFAHYWSLAVEEQFYVLWPLIFVVVAWAARGINAALKLVVLFVGAGSFAAMLWMYDPAADPTRVYYGTDTHSFGLLIGVSVALWLTTTDQDEHADSWPAKSSVFSRLTPTLGVVALLGLLVMVGFVPDTAVFTYRGGLLLASFLTAALLVTVVREVGPAHSIMSAAALRWIGERSFSLYLWHWPVFVVCAQLVHRWQWGWDGWLIGAVSCVISFPLAHLSYMWVETPVRRRGYASVWRSLPQARRKLLGMVMIVALVLASVAMLRSPKQTQLEKELEAIAAARKLPPITAIPAADSDDVATAKNGPQLLPKGSQITAIGDSVMLGSKPALEKQFDGIYVDAAVSRNLLAAPQILQQLNDAGVLDPFVVLGFGTNAELSLSALETSMNIIGTKRVVVLIMPFGDRSWIPGSHKNIREAVKKYPNVYVANWCAFASKDSSILHSDLIHPNEKGVNKYAESIQLALKQWANHRKTPIEGCVS from the coding sequence GTGAATAACCCCACGACCGTACAAGCAGATTTGGTCACACCTGTGCAGGTGGACACAGCAGAAACTGCGGCGGTAGCAACGCGTGAGCATCCAGCCGGAAACCAGGGGGCGCAGTCGCAGGTAGTCACACCGAAGCGGTATCGGATTCGACGAGTCCCCGCGATCGATGGGTTGCGTGGTCTTGCCGTGCTCGTGGTGGTGCTGTACCACTATTTTGGCGATTTCGCCCCCGGCGGATTCCTCGGTGTGGACATGTTCTTCGTGTTGTCCGGCTTTCTTATTACCTCCTTGCTGATCCGCGAGCACAGCGTCTTTGGTCGGGTCAACCTCAAACAATTCTGGGTTCGGCGCATCAGACGCATCCTGCCCGCCGCAGTGGTCGTGCTTGTTATAGGTACCGCGGTTTCTGGGCTCGTCGGTGGTGATCCCAGTGTGAAACTGGGCAGCCAGTTCTTTGGCACCTTATTTTTTGCCAACAACTGGGTCCAGATTGCTGGCAGTCAAAGTTACTTTGCTGATTCCGGGGTGCAAATTTTTGCCCACTATTGGTCGCTTGCCGTTGAGGAGCAGTTTTATGTGCTCTGGCCATTGATTTTTGTGGTTGTTGCGTGGGCGGCACGGGGAATTAACGCAGCGCTGAAGCTCGTCGTGCTGTTTGTCGGCGCGGGGTCGTTTGCAGCAATGCTGTGGATGTATGATCCGGCAGCTGATCCCACGCGCGTGTACTACGGCACTGATACGCACTCCTTTGGTCTGCTCATTGGTGTATCTGTGGCATTGTGGCTGACCACTACTGATCAGGATGAGCATGCTGATTCTTGGCCGGCGAAGTCGTCGGTTTTTTCCCGTCTCACCCCAACCTTGGGTGTGGTCGCACTGCTGGGCTTGTTGGTGATGGTGGGCTTCGTCCCCGACACCGCAGTATTTACCTACCGTGGCGGGTTGCTGTTGGCTTCCTTCTTGACCGCGGCGTTGTTGGTGACTGTTGTGCGCGAAGTCGGCCCAGCGCATTCCATCATGTCGGCTGCTGCTTTGCGGTGGATTGGTGAGCGTTCATTTTCCCTGTATCTGTGGCACTGGCCCGTGTTTGTTGTGTGTGCACAGTTGGTGCATCGTTGGCAGTGGGGCTGGGACGGGTGGCTGATTGGCGCTGTGTCCTGCGTGATCAGCTTTCCGCTCGCGCATCTCAGCTACATGTGGGTGGAGACACCCGTGCGCAGGCGCGGGTATGCGTCCGTGTGGCGTTCGCTTCCGCAGGCTCGTCGTAAGTTGCTGGGCATGGTGATGATCGTTGCGCTTGTGTTGGCGTCGGTGGCGATGCTGCGCTCACCGAAGCAGACGCAGCTTGAGAAGGAGCTCGAAGCGATCGCTGCGGCACGGAAGCTTCCGCCGATTACGGCCATTCCCGCCGCTGACTCTGATGATGTGGCAACGGCGAAGAATGGTCCGCAGCTGTTGCCGAAGGGTTCGCAGATTACTGCGATCGGTGATTCGGTGATGTTAGGTTCCAAGCCTGCGCTGGAAAAGCAGTTTGACGGCATTTACGTGGATGCGGCGGTGTCACGCAACTTGCTTGCGGCACCGCAGATTCTGCAGCAGCTTAACGACGCCGGGGTTCTCGACCCGTTCGTCGTTTTGGGTTTCGGGACTAACGCAGAGCTGAGCTTGTCGGCCTTGGAAACATCCATGAACATTATTGGTACTAAACGTGTGGTGGTGCTCATCATGCCGTTTGGCGATCGTTCGTGGATTCCTGGTTCGCATAAAAACATTAGAGAGGCTGTTAAGAAGTACCCGAACGTGTATGTGGCAAACTGGTGCGCTTTCGCGTCGAAGGATTCATCAATTCTGCATTCAGATCTGATTCACCCGAATGAGAAGGGCG